A window of Thunnus thynnus chromosome 17, fThuThy2.1, whole genome shotgun sequence contains these coding sequences:
- the atp5pd gene encoding ATP synthase subunit d, mitochondrial → MAGRRTTLKAIDWLAFAERVPPNQRTMFNNLKTRSDAISAKLTSLPEKPATIDWSYYRSAIAKAGMVDEFEKKFNALTVPEPVDTQTNLINAQEAEANTTATAYIEASKARIIQYEKELEKFRNMIPFDQMTIEDLNETFPETKLDKEKNPYWPHKPIAEL, encoded by the exons ATGGCTGGGAGACGAACTACACTCAAGGCCATTGACTGGTTGGCTTTTGCAGAGAGGGTGCCGCCCAACCAGAGGACCATGTTCAACAACTTGAAGACACGCAGTGATGCTATTTCAGCAAA GCTCACCTCCTTACCAGAGAAACCTGCCACCATTGACTGGAGCTACTACAGATCTGCTATAGCCAAGGCAGGCATGGTGGATGAGTTTGAAAAAAAG TTCAACGCCCTGACGGTTCCTGAGCCTGTAGACACTCAGACAAATCTGATCAATGCTCAGGAGGCAGAAGCG aACACAACAGCCACCGCCTACATCGAAGCATCCAAAGCTCGAATCATCCAATATGAAAAAGAG CTGGAGAAATTCAGGAACATGATTCCCTTTGACCAGATGACCATCGAAGACCTGAACGAGACTTTCCCAGAAACAAAGCtggacaaagagaaaaatccTTACTGGCCACACAAACCCATCGCTGAACTGTAA
- the slc16a5b gene encoding monocarboxylate transporter 6 isoform X2, producing MTQAVEDQNQTPAPRHSQKDNALHRREGRNAAQCVKEAEKWSPESGLQHSDSEEQNEEDEQESTSCPTARQVGGLAQRSHLGAPDGGWGWVVLVATMLVLALTLAFPSCIGIFYTDLQTEFDASNTETSWVPAIMTAVLHAGGPLCSMLVERFGCRVTVMVGGLLSGLGMAVSALARTITDIYVTSGITGLGFCLSFQPSVTIMGHYFVRRRVFANALSSTGTALGLSSLPLIANILLSWFGWRGSFLILGGVLLNCCVCGAVMRPLGPPLGPNKPRHSQVLDKPNDFPLQQERKGLKDHIKTVLCGFLAFLHRHMAFDLLVSNARYRAFAVGVTWMMLGCVVPLVYLVPYATHNNMELDRAALLMSVMGLVNIAVRPIAALVLGLPRFRGSSSFVYVFAGAVLLNGLSNCICGVSASFEVLLVYVMIFGLSMSVAGSLLYTVLMDTVEMSRFPSALGLLCMLESGTLLIGPPLAESFGNGC from the exons ATGACTCAGGCAGTGGAGGACCAGAACCAGACACCAGCCCCAAGACACAGTCAAAAGGATAATGCTTTACACCGGAGGGAAGGCAGAAATGCTGCTCAGTGTGTCAAGGAAGCAGAGAAGTGGAGTCCAGAGTCTGGACTGCAACACAGTGATTCAGAAGAGCAAAACGAAGAAGATGAGCAGGAGTCTACCTCTTGTCCCACTGCTCGGCAGGTGGGTGGCCTCGCTCAGCGCAGCCATCTGGGGGCACCCGATGGAGGTTGGGGCTGGGTGGTGCTGGTAGCCACTATGTTGGTTCTGGCTCTAACGCTGGCCTTCCCTTCATGCATTGGCATCTTCTACACAGACCTTCAAACAGAATTTGATGCCAGCAACACAGAAACCTCATGGGTGCCGGCTATCATGACGGCTGTGCTGCATGCTGGGG GTCCTTTATGCAGCATGTTGGTGGAACGTTTTGGCTGCCGGGTCACAGTGATGGTGGGTGGACTCTTGAGTGGACTTGGCATGGCGGTGTCTGCTCTCGCCAGGACCATTACTGATATTTACGTCACAAGCGGCATCACAG GGCTGGGCTTTTGCCTGTCTTTCCAGCCATCAGTGACTATCATGGGTCATTACTTTGTGCGCCGCCGTGTCTTCGCTAACGCCTTGTCATCCACCGGCACAGCTCTGGGCCTGAGCAGTTTACCCCTAATAGCCAACATCCTGCTCAGTTGGTTTGGCTGGCGTGGCAGCTTCCTGATTCTGGGCGGGGTGCTGCtaaactgctgtgtttgtgggGCAGTGATGAGACCCCTTGGCCCCCCATTGGGACCAAACAAACCCAGACACTCTCAGGTTCTGGATAAACCAAATGACTTCCCTTTGCAGCAGGAGAGAAAAGGCCTGAAAGACCATATAAAGACTGTTCTCTGTGGCTTTTTAGCATTTCTGCACAGACATATGGCCTTTGACCTTCTAGTGAGTAATGCTCGATACCGAGCTTTTGCAGTCGGTGTGACCTGGATGATGCTGGGCTGTGTGGTGCCTCTGGTCTATCTGGTGCCTTATGCTACTCACAATAACATGGAGCTAGACCGTGCTGCCCTCTTGATGTCTGTCATGGGCCTGGTGAACATCGCTGTGCGACCTATTGCTGCCCTCGTCCTGGGGCTGCCACGCttcagaggcagcagcagtTTTGTGTACGTGTTTGCTGGTGCTGTGCTTCTAAACGGGCTGAGTAACTGCATCTGTGGAGTGTCGGCCTCCTTCGAAGTTCTCCTGGTATACGTGATGATCTTCGGCCTGTCCATGAGCGTGGCAGGCTCGCTTCTCTACACTGTGCTGATGGACACGGTGGAGATGAGCCGCTTCCCCTCAGCCCTCGGACTCCTGTGCATGTTGGAGAGTGGAACGCTGCTTATTGGGCCACCTctagcag aGAGTTTTGGCAATGGATGTTAA
- the slc16a5b gene encoding monocarboxylate transporter 6 isoform X1, giving the protein MTQAVEDQNQTPAPRHSQKDNALHRREGRNAAQCVKEAEKWSPESGLQHSDSEEQNEEDEQESTSCPTARQVGGLAQRSHLGAPDGGWGWVVLVATMLVLALTLAFPSCIGIFYTDLQTEFDASNTETSWVPAIMTAVLHAGGPLCSMLVERFGCRVTVMVGGLLSGLGMAVSALARTITDIYVTSGITGLGFCLSFQPSVTIMGHYFVRRRVFANALSSTGTALGLSSLPLIANILLSWFGWRGSFLILGGVLLNCCVCGAVMRPLGPPLGPNKPRHSQVLDKPNDFPLQQERKGLKDHIKTVLCGFLAFLHRHMAFDLLVSNARYRAFAVGVTWMMLGCVVPLVYLVPYATHNNMELDRAALLMSVMGLVNIAVRPIAALVLGLPRFRGSSSFVYVFAGAVLLNGLSNCICGVSASFEVLLVYVMIFGLSMSVAGSLLYTVLMDTVEMSRFPSALGLLCMLESGTLLIGPPLAGVLVDSTGQYSYVFYACSVCVSSASVFLMGFFYFLDGKREAEKKKKSMKTPSDLYQKPIVILAPDCQCSHVASKGRKSENTLYVTSV; this is encoded by the exons ATGACTCAGGCAGTGGAGGACCAGAACCAGACACCAGCCCCAAGACACAGTCAAAAGGATAATGCTTTACACCGGAGGGAAGGCAGAAATGCTGCTCAGTGTGTCAAGGAAGCAGAGAAGTGGAGTCCAGAGTCTGGACTGCAACACAGTGATTCAGAAGAGCAAAACGAAGAAGATGAGCAGGAGTCTACCTCTTGTCCCACTGCTCGGCAGGTGGGTGGCCTCGCTCAGCGCAGCCATCTGGGGGCACCCGATGGAGGTTGGGGCTGGGTGGTGCTGGTAGCCACTATGTTGGTTCTGGCTCTAACGCTGGCCTTCCCTTCATGCATTGGCATCTTCTACACAGACCTTCAAACAGAATTTGATGCCAGCAACACAGAAACCTCATGGGTGCCGGCTATCATGACGGCTGTGCTGCATGCTGGGG GTCCTTTATGCAGCATGTTGGTGGAACGTTTTGGCTGCCGGGTCACAGTGATGGTGGGTGGACTCTTGAGTGGACTTGGCATGGCGGTGTCTGCTCTCGCCAGGACCATTACTGATATTTACGTCACAAGCGGCATCACAG GGCTGGGCTTTTGCCTGTCTTTCCAGCCATCAGTGACTATCATGGGTCATTACTTTGTGCGCCGCCGTGTCTTCGCTAACGCCTTGTCATCCACCGGCACAGCTCTGGGCCTGAGCAGTTTACCCCTAATAGCCAACATCCTGCTCAGTTGGTTTGGCTGGCGTGGCAGCTTCCTGATTCTGGGCGGGGTGCTGCtaaactgctgtgtttgtgggGCAGTGATGAGACCCCTTGGCCCCCCATTGGGACCAAACAAACCCAGACACTCTCAGGTTCTGGATAAACCAAATGACTTCCCTTTGCAGCAGGAGAGAAAAGGCCTGAAAGACCATATAAAGACTGTTCTCTGTGGCTTTTTAGCATTTCTGCACAGACATATGGCCTTTGACCTTCTAGTGAGTAATGCTCGATACCGAGCTTTTGCAGTCGGTGTGACCTGGATGATGCTGGGCTGTGTGGTGCCTCTGGTCTATCTGGTGCCTTATGCTACTCACAATAACATGGAGCTAGACCGTGCTGCCCTCTTGATGTCTGTCATGGGCCTGGTGAACATCGCTGTGCGACCTATTGCTGCCCTCGTCCTGGGGCTGCCACGCttcagaggcagcagcagtTTTGTGTACGTGTTTGCTGGTGCTGTGCTTCTAAACGGGCTGAGTAACTGCATCTGTGGAGTGTCGGCCTCCTTCGAAGTTCTCCTGGTATACGTGATGATCTTCGGCCTGTCCATGAGCGTGGCAGGCTCGCTTCTCTACACTGTGCTGATGGACACGGTGGAGATGAGCCGCTTCCCCTCAGCCCTCGGACTCCTGTGCATGTTGGAGAGTGGAACGCTGCTTATTGGGCCACCTctagcag GCGTATTGGTGGACAGCACAGGCCAGTATTCGTATGTCTTCTATGcgtgcagcgtgtgtgtgtcctctgccAGTGTCTTTCTCATGGGGTTCTTCTACTTCCTGGACGGtaagagagaagcagagaagaagaagaagagcatgAAGACGCCATCAGATCTCTATCAGAAACCTATTGTAATCCTGGCCCCTGATTGTCAGTGCAGCCATGTAGCCTCAAAAGgaagaaaatcagaaaacacattGTATGTTACCAGTGTGTGa
- the LOC137168382 gene encoding medium-chain acyl-CoA ligase ACSF2, mitochondrial-like, translating to MSALISSSWLRSCVHSLRSVDGLQRSKTWKSCSTSWLQWCRSLHVDSPPHKPFLTSSYVHGTSSFSLLPMTVGQSLDSAAQRWPDREAVAFLQDGVRKTFAQFQQDVDKVAAGLLALGLKRGERLGVWGPNTYEWILFQFASAKAGIILVSLNPAYQVKEVEFTLKKVQCKAVVCPTRFKTQNFCEMLREICPEIDTTPVGAIKSSRVPDLRMVIVTDSRQPGMLHVEDVIQAGESRHHKELMDLQSKMSFDEPINIQFTSGTTGSPKGATLSHHNIVNNAYFLGLRMGYGLRPQVRVCVPVPMYHCFGSVLGGMSMAVHGITLVFPSVGYDSRANLEAIQSEKCNIVYGTPTMFTDMVNQQELRKYDMSSVEAGIMGGSPCPAEIIRKLKTNMNMKEITICYGTTENSPITFLGFPQDIEELKINTVGCIMPHTEAKVVEPATGEMVPLGASGELMIRGSCVMHGYWDDPDKTREAISQDRWYRTGDTASLNSLGYCRIEGRIKDMIIRGGENIYPAEIEQFLFTHPKVQEVQVVGVKDERLGEQVCACIRLKEGQTSSAEEIKAFCKGQISHFKIPHYVIFVDSYPLTASGKIKKNKLKEAMEKKLGL from the exons ATGTCAGCATTGATTTCTTCCTCATGGCTAAGGTCCTGTGTTCACAGTCTCAGATCTGTGGATGGACTTCAACGCAGCAAGACATGGAAATCATGCAGCACAAGTTGGCTCCAGTGGTGTCG GTCACTCCATGTGGACAGTCCTCCTCACAAACCATTTCTGACCAGCAGCTACGTCCACGgcacctcctccttctctctgctccCCATGACTGTAGGTCAGAGCCTGGACTCTGCTGCCCAGCGCTGGCCTGACCGTGAGGCTGTGGCCTTCCTGCAGGACGGTGTTCggaaaacctttgcacagtttCAGCAAGAT GTTGACAAGGTGGCTGCAGGTCTCCTTGCTCTGGGCCTGAAGCGAGGTGAACGACTGGGAGTTTGGGGACCCAACACATATGAATGGATCCTTTTCCAGTTTGCTTCAGCCAAGGCTGGAATTATACTG GTGTCACTGAACCCGGCCTATCAGGTGAAGGAAGTGGAGTTCACTCTAAAGAAG GTCCAGTGTAAAGCAGTGGTCTGCCCTACCCGCTTTAAAACCCAAAACTTCTGTGAGATGCTGAGAGAGATCTGCCCAGAGATCGACACCACACCAGTGGGCGCCATCAAGAGCTCCAG GGTGCCAGACCTGCGCATGGTGATTGTAACAGATAGCAGACAGCCAGGGATGCTCCATGTAGAGGATGTGATTCAAGCAGGGGAGAGTCGGCACCACAAAGAACTGATGGATCTGCAGAGCAAGATGTCGTTTGATGAACCCATCAACATTCAGTTCACATCA GGGACTACTGGGAGTCCAAAGGGAGCCACTCTTTCTCACCACAATATTGTAAATAATGCCTACTTCCTGGGTCTCCGAATGGGTTATGGATTGAGA CCTCAGGTGCGGGTGTGTGTACCTGTACCTATGTACCACTGCTTCGGCTCTGTGCTTGGAGGAATGAGTATGGCAGTGCATGGCATCACACTGGTCTTCCCTTCCGTTGGCTATGACAGCCGAGCCAACCTAGAAGCCATTCAGAGTGAAAA gtGCAATATCGTGTACGGCACTCCCACAATGTTCACCGACATGGTTAACCAACAGGAGTTACGAAAGTATGATATGTCATCAGTTGAAGCTG GGATCATGGGAGGTTCTCCGTGCCCTGCTGAGATTataagaaaactgaaaacaaacatgaatatgaAAGAGATAACA ATATGTTACGGAACCACTGAGAATAGCCCTATTACATTTTTGGGATTCCCACAAGACATTGAGGAGCTGAAGATAAATACTGTTGGATGTATCATGCCCCACACTGAA GCTAAAGTGGTTGAGCCCGCTACAGGGGAGATGGTCCCTTTGGGGGCCTCAGGAGAGCTGATGATCAGAGGCAGTTGTGTGATGCATGGGTACTGGGATGATCCTGACAAAACCAGAGAGGCTATCTCCCAAGACCGCTGGTACAGGACTGG GGACACAGCCAGTCTGAACAGTTTGGGATACTGTCGCATTGAAGGACGCATAAAAGACATGATCATCCGAGGAGGGGAGAACATCTACCCTGCTGAGATAGAGCAGTTTCTCTTCACACATCCCAAAGTGCAGGAGGTGCAG GTGGTTGGAGTGAAAGATGAGAGGCTTGGTGAGCAGGTGTGTGCCTGCATCAGGCTGAAGGAGGGCCAAACCTCCAGTGCAGAGGAGATAAAAGCATTCTGCAAAGGCCAG aTTTCTCACTTCAAGATCCCTCACTATGTGATCTTTGTAGACAGCTACCCCCTGACTGCATCTGGAAAG ATCAAGAAGAACAAATTAAAGGAAGCAATGGAGAAGAAATTGGGCCTTTAA
- the ndel1b gene encoding nuclear distribution protein nudE-like 1-B, translating to MDTEMIPKFSSKDEEVDYWKSQALKYKKSCHDAQEELQEFQEGSRELEAELEAQLGQAEHRLRDLQSENERLKNEMSNLKEKLEQQYAQSYKQISMLEDDLGQTRSIKEQLHKYVRELEQANDDLERAKRATIVSLEDFEGRLNQAIERNAFLESELDEKESLLVSVQRLKDEARDLRQELAVRERTTDRMSAPSSPTLDIDKMDSAVQASLSLPATPVGKSIEHPFISPKALTNGCGNSSLTPSARISALNIVGDLLRKVGALESKLAACRNFAKDQAARKNYTTDNGTLINSNATKFSHTLHTTYFDKTTVNGLDPSSLTSMASSRAVSPPGMLPLSV from the exons ATGGACACAGAGATGATTCCCAAATTTTCGTCAAAGGATGAAGAAGTTGACTACTGGAAGTCCCAAGCCCTGAAATATAAGAAAAG CTGCCATGACGcccaggaggagctgcaggagtTCCAGGAAGGGAGCCGAGAGCTGGAAGCTGAGTTGGAGGCACAGCTCGGCCAGGCTGAACACCGCCTACGAGACCTGCAAAGCGAGAATGAGAGGCTGAAGAACGAGATGTCCAACCTCAAG gagaagctggagcaacAGTATGCCCAGAGTTATAAACAGATATCTATGCTCGAGGATGACCTGGGCCAGACGCGCAGCATCAAGGAGCAGCTCCACAAATACGTCCGGGAGCTCGAGCAGGCCAACGATGACCTGGAGAGAGCCAAAAG GGCAACAATAGTGTCTCTTGAGGACTTTGAGGGCCGTTTGAACCAGGCCATTGAGAGAAATGCCTTCCTGGAGAGTGAGCTAGATGAGAAGGAATCTCTTCTTGTATCTGTGCAGCGGCTGAAAGATGAAGCACGAG ACCTCAGACAAGAGCTGGCAGTACGGGAGAGAACTACAGACAGGATGTCAGCACCCAGCTCACCCACCTTAGACATTGATAAGATGGATTCAGCAGTGCAGGCATCTTTATCTCTCCCAGCCACACCTGTAGGGAAGAGCATAGAGCACCCGTTCATCAGCCCAAAAG CATTAACCAACGGCTGTGGCAACTCATCCCTCACTCCTTCTGCTAGAATCTCAGCTCTCAACATTGTTGGTGATCTTCTCAGAAAAGTCGGG GCTTTGGAGTCCAAACTCGCCGCCTGTAGGAACTTTGCCAAAGACCaagcagcaagaaaaaactacaCCACCGACAATGGCACACTCATCAACAGCAACGCCACCAAGTTCTCTCACACTCTGCATACCACGTACTTTGACAAAAC GACTGTTAATGGATTGGACCCCAGCTCCTTGACCTCCATGGCATCATCCAGAGCCGTGTCTCCACCAGGCATGCTGCCTCTGAGTGTGTGA